The genome window cccgctcccgcGTACGCACGTGGGAGCGGCTCCGGCCCCGACCGGCGGGACGGGACCGGGacggggaccggggggggggacaggcgGGACGGGGAGCCCCGGCACGGGAGGGAGCGGGGACCCGGCCCCGGCGGGAGCCCGCGGCCCCCTGCGGGCACGACGGCGGCAGCCGGAGGCGGGGGTGCGGCGCCCGGCGGGCATCGGCGGGTACTGCCGGCTGCCACCGGGCACAGCGGGGACGGCCGGGCACCGCCGGTGACAGCTGGGTGCCACCGGGCACCGCTGGCTACAGCCGGGCTCTGCCGGGCATCACCGCATACAGCCGGGCACTGCCGGGCATCACCACATACAACCGGGCAGCACTGGGCACAGCTGGACACTGGCGGGCAGCACCGGGCACCGCCCGGGCATCACTGGGTACAGCCAGGCACTGCCAGGCATCACTGCACACAGCCAGGCACCACCGGGCAGCACTGGGCACTGCCAGGCACTGCCAGGCAGCACTGGTACAGCCAGGCACTGCTGGGCATCACCACATACAGCCAGGCATCACTGGGCACTGCCGGGCATCACCAGGTACAACCAGGCACTACCAGGCACTGCTGGGCATCACCACATACAGCTGGGCAGCACCAGGTACAACCGGGCACCGCCAGGCATCACCAGGTACAGCTGGGCACTGCCGGGCACCCAGGCACaggcgggcagcgccgggcagGCACTGCATGGAGCGCCTGCAGCCCCGGAGAGGCCGGTGGGGCCTGGCTGCGCCCCAGCAGACAGGGGGTCccctcccgccctcccccgcGGCACTAGGACCCCTCCGAGCCATCCTGGCTGTCCCTGCCCGGAGGAGCCGTCACCACCTCGCAGCAGCTGTGACGGGGACGGTTAAAAATAGCGGTGGCGGCGATGGCTGCCCGGTGCCGCCTCGCCGCGCGCTTTCACCACGTCCACGGCACCAATGTCCGCCTGGACGCTTCGCGGACGCGGGCCACCCGGGTGGAAAGCTTCGCCAACGGGCTCTGCTTCAGCCAGGAGCCGCTGGCGCCCGGGCAGATTTTCCTGGTGGAGATCGAGGAGAAGGAGCTGGGCTGGTGCGGGCATCTGCGCGTGGGGCTGACGGCCCACGACCCCCAGAGCCTGGAGGTGGTGCCCGAGTATTCGCTGCCGGACCTGGTCAACATGGGGGACACCTGGGTGTTCGCCATCACACGGAGCCACAACCGCGTCACGGTGGACGGGGAGGAGGCGCGGGTGCGGAGCCCGGCCTGGGAGCCCTTCCTGCTGATTGAGCGGGTGAGGATCCCCCGCGACACGCTGGTGGGGCGCAGCAGGCCCGGGCGCTACAGCCACATCCTGGACGACCT of Aquila chrysaetos chrysaetos chromosome 3, bAquChr1.4, whole genome shotgun sequence contains these proteins:
- the NEURL2 gene encoding neuralized-like protein 2 isoform X2, which produces MAARCRLAARFHHVHGTNVRLDASRTRATRVESFANGLCFSQEPLAPGQIFLVEIEEKELGWCGHLRVGLTAHDPQSLEVVPEYSLPDLVNMGDTWVFAITRSHNRVTVDGEEARVRSPAWEPFLLIERVRIPRDTLVGRSRPGRYSHILDDLYKANVLPATARRSRIGVLYALQPDGTADMHIVINGEDMGPSARHLPTTRPLYAVVDVFASTKSVRVIPVEYGCSSLPTDPLPAGHPEAHRPPPGHRRLGPAPATEELLPTRVRCGGCCPGLPPMSPAPLVMAGGLPGQDPCP
- the NEURL2 gene encoding neuralized-like protein 2 isoform X1 gives rise to the protein MAARCRLAARFHHVHGTNVRLDASRTRATRVESFANGLCFSQEPLAPGQIFLVEIEEKELGWCGHLRVGLTAHDPQSLEVVPEYSLPDLVNMGDTWVFAITRSHNRVTVDGEEARVRSPAWEPFLLIERVRIPRDTLVGRSRPGRYSHILDDLYKANVLPATARRSRIGVLYALQPDGTADMHIVINGEDMGPSARHLPTTRPLYAVVDVFASTKSVRVIPVEYGFPSLQTLCRLVIQKHIVHRLAIDGLDLPPPLKSFCQHE